The stretch of DNA GGGTGGTGGGAATCCCGTACACGCTTCGCGAGGCCACAATCAAATGCACCTGCTCCGGCAGGTGCTCCAAAAAAGCCTCGACAAAATCCACGATTTCCAACTGTTCCCCCACCAGATGATAGTCGTCCAAAACCAGAATGGTGAAGTCATCCACATACTTGGCCAGGATGTTGTTCAGCCATCCAGCCAGTCCCTGGATGGAGCGGGTGGGCAACCTGCCTTCCAGGAGATCGTGGAGCGGCTCCTCCAGTTCGGGGTAAGCCTGGCGGAACGCCCACCCCAAATAGCGCACAAACCGGCCCACATCCCGATCGTCGGCCGTGATATGATACCAGCACACCCGCCCCGGAGCCTCAGAAGTAAAATCGACCAACAGGGTCGTTTTGCCAAACCCCGCCGGCGCGGTGACAAAAATCAACCGGCGGTGGATGTTTTGGTGCAGCGCCTCGATCAAACGGGCGCGGCGCAAGATATCCGGACGCCTACGGGGGACCCGGATCTTGGTCAGCAACACCAGGGAGGCGCGCTGTGACTCGCTCATGGAGATGACCTGGCTCCCAGGGGTGGGGTTCCATTCACCATTCTAAGAGTAGGCGAAAACGAAGGGAAAATCAAGGGCCTTGACCCGGCTCTGCTTTCCCGCTACAATTGAGCCACAACCAAAGAGCCACGGCCGGGGTGCCCGATCCCCCGGATGGGAGGGCTGAAAGGCGAAGCCGGTGAGAGTCCGGCGCTGTCCCGCAACGGTAACTCGCCCGGCACGGTCAAGCGGTCGCCGACCCCCGTGTCGCGGCGGGAAGCCCGGTCGCCCGCCCCGGTCGGTTTCCACGCCCTCGCGGAAGGGAGTGGGAACGCGCAGACGCCACGCATCCCTGGCGTATCGCCTGTGCCTTCCCTTTCCCCTGTCCTGCGGGCAGGGGCTTTTCGTGTCTCCCCCTGTCCGCGGGCGTGGAGCGGCTTCCATATCACCATCCCATCACAAGGAGGTCCCCATGTCTCCTTCACGCCGCTTCACTTGGGTTTTGCTGGCCCTGCTGATGGCGCTGGCCGCGACGGCCTGCGCCCAGGCCACCCCGGCGGTAACCCCCACGGCTTTGCCGCCCACCGCAACCCCCGTGCCCCCCACGGCCACGGCGGTCCCCAGCCCTACCCCTGTGCCGCCGACGGCCACACCTCCCTCCATCACCGTCACCGATGGGCTGGGCCGCACCGTCACCCTGACCCAGCCGGCCCAGCGCATCGTGGCGCTGGCGCCCTCGGTGGCCGAAAGCCTTTTTGCCATCGGCGCGGGAGGCCAGGTGGTGGCCCGGGAAGACAACACTACCTATCCGCCCGAAGCCGCCCAACTACCCAGCGTGGGCAGCCTGTGGGGCGGCCTGCCGCTGGAGGCCATCCTCTCCTACGAGCCGGACCTGGTCATCGTGGCCGAAATCACCTCGCCTGAGAATGTCCAGAAAATGGAAGACGCTGGTCTCACTGTCTTCCGGCAGGCCAACCCCAAGACTTTTGACGACCTTTACAACAACCTACGCGACCTGGCCACCCTCACCGGGCATCAGGACGAGGCCGAGGCTTTCATCGCCCAACTTCAGGAACGCGTCCAGACGGTGACCCAGGCCCTGGCCGATGTACAAGACGAACCGTCGGTGTTCTACGAACTGGACGCCACCGATCCCTCCAATCCCTGGACCAGCGGCCCTGGCACGTTCATCTCCTACACCATCCAGATGGCCAAAGGCCGCAACGTGGGCGATGTGCTGGACGGCGAATGGGCCCAGATGAGCATCGAGGCCCTGGTAGAGCAGGACCCCGACATCATCCTCCTGGCCGATGCGCCCTATGGCGTGACGCCCGAATCGGTGGCCCAGCGCGCCGGGTGGGACACCCTGACCGCCGTCAAGGAAGGCCGCGTGTACCCCTTTGAACCCAGCCTGCTCAGCGTGCCCGGCCCGCGCTTAGTGGACGGCCTGGAAACCCTGGCCGTGCTGCTGCACCCCGACGCCTTCTGCGCCGCCGATTGGGCTTCCCATCTCAACCAGGATCTGCTGGCCCCCGTGTGCCAGCCCTGACCCCGCTGGGAGGTCTGTCCGGCCGGACAGACCTCCCTTCTTCTGGAACCCCTTATGTTGCGCCGAACCTACGGATGGAACCTGACCCTGTTGCTCTTCGCCGTGGCCTTGAGCATCGCCATCGGTGCGGTGTTCATCCCGCCGGGGGCCTTGTGGCGCCTGATGGCGGCCCGTCTGGGCCTGGCCCCTGTGCCCGCCGACCTGCCCCGCTATTACCCCACCATCCTTTTCGATCTGCGCCTCCCCCACACGGTCTTGGTGCTACTGGTCGGCTCGGCCCTGGGTAGTAGTGGCGCCGCCTATCAAGGGCTGTTTCGCAACCCCCTGGCTGACCCTTACCTGCTGGGGGTGGCTTCCGGGGCCGGGTTGGGCGCGGTGGTCGCTCTCGGCCTGCATTGGCCGCAAAGCCTGTGGGGGGCTTATCTCATCCCCATCGGCGCTTTTGTGGGGGCGTTGGGAACCGTGCTGCTGGTTACCTTCCTAGGACGCGTCAACGGGGACCTCTCCACCACCGCCCTGATTTTGGCCGGGGTGGCTGTGGGCTCCTTTGCCACGGCGCTGACCTCCTTCCTCATGTTGCGCTCCGATGGCGAAATCCGTCGGGCGCTCACCTTCCTTTTGGGGGGCGCGCCCCTGGCGGGCTGGGACCCGGTGCTGGCACTGCTTCCTTACTGGGTTCTGGGCCAGGCCGGTTTGCTCACCGCCGGCCACTCACTCAATGTGTTGCAGTTCGGCGAAGAGCAGGCGCTGCAATTAGGGCTTCCCGTCACCCGGGCCAAGGTGCTGGTGCTCCTCTCCGCTTCGCTGGTCACCGCGGCCGCCGTCGCCTTTGCCGGAATCATCGGCTTCGTGGGGCTCATCGTGCCCCACATCGTCCGCCTGCTTTGGGGCGAAGACTACCGCCACCTGATCCCTCTCTCGCTGCTGGGCGGCGCCACGTCCCTGCTGGTCATGGATATTGTGGCGCGCGTGTTGCTGGCCCCCCAGGCTCTACCCATCGGCATTGTAACCGCCCTGGTCGGCACGCCCTTCTTCCTCTGGGTGCTTCGCCGCACCCGCCGACAATGGCTCTGGTAGGTGCTCATGCTCCGCATCGCCCACCTGCACGCAGGTTACCTCTCCCGCCCGGTGCTCCACGATGTGACCCTGGAGATTGCACCAGGCCACATCACCGTCCTGGTGGGCCCTAACGGCGCGGGAAAAACCACCCTCATCCGGGCCCTCAGCGGGACGCTTCCCCGCGTTCGCGGCCAGGTGACCTGGCAGGGGCACGACCTGCTGAGACTGCCCCCGCAAAAACGCGCCCGCTTCCTTGCCGTGGTCCCCCAGGCGCGACACCTTCCCTCCGCCTTCACCGTGCGCCAGGCTGTCGCCTTAGGGCGCACGCCATATTTAGACTGGTTGGGCAGCCTGGGCCAGCGCGACCACCAGGCTGTGGCGCGCGCCCTCCGCCTCACGCAACTGGAACCGTTGGCCGAACGCCTGCTGGGCCATCTTTCGGGCGGGGAACAGCAAAGAGTGCTGCTGGCCCGCGCCCTGGCTCAGGAAACCCCGGTGCTGCTCCTGGACGAACCTACCACTCATCTGGACCTGCGGCACCAGATGCAAATCCTGGCTCTAGTACAACGCCTGGCCCGACAGGAAAACCTGGCCGTGCTCATGGTACTTCACGACCTCAACCTGGCGGCCCGCTTTGCCGACCAGGTGGCCTTGCTCCATCAGGGCCGCCTGGTGACCTTAGGGCCGCCGAAAGCGGTGTTCACCCCAGAACGCCTGGCGCGCATTTACGGCTTGCCCATTCAGGTGCTCCACCTGCCGGGCCAGGCCTTCCCCTGGGTCGTTCCCCATCTTCCCCCCGAGGGATGAACGCGGCCTCAAAAGCGCCTGCCCCGCCCCCAGGCGACCATCGGGAAGCCTCCATCCCCACGGACGGACTCCATGCAACCTTTTCGTCTGGCTTTGGGTTTTCTGACCATTCTGCCGCTCACGCCGCACGGCGAGGTTCCCGGACGCGGCTGGGGCAACGCGCTCGTTGCGTTCCCCGTGGTGGGCGCGTTGCTCAGCAGCGTGACGCTGGTCGTACGCCACGGCGCCCTGCTCCTGGGGCTTTCGCCCGCCCTGGCCGCGGCGCTGGCCGTGACCGTCTCCATCCTGCTGACCGGCGGTCTGCACCTGGACGGATTGATGGACGCCGCTGACGGCCTGCTGGGCGGCGCCACACCAGAGCAACGCCTGGCCATCATGCGTGACGAAAGCGTAGGAGCCTTTGGCGCCCTGGCCGGGATGACGGTGCTGCTGCTCAAGTTCGCTGCCCTGCAAAGCGCAGCCCCTTGGGGCATCGTGCTGGCCTCAACCTGGAGCCGCACGGTTATGGCGTTGGCCGTCGTCTCCATCCCCTCTGCCCGGCCCAATGGCCTGGGCGCCTGGTGGAAAAAGCACGCCCGTCCTCACCACGCCTGGCTGGCCGGGGGGCTGGCCTGCGCGCTGACCCTGGTCGCCGGGCTACGGGGAGCCGCCACCGGCTTGAGTGTGGCGCTGTTCGCCTGGGGGCTGACCCGCTGGATGTTGCGCCGTGTGCCTGGCCTCACCGGCGACCTCTACGGCGCCCTGGGTGAACTGGTCGAAACCCTGGCCCTGCTGCTCTGGGCGTAACACAGAAAAACGCCAATGACCCCCAAGTTGACCTTCCTGCTGGGCGGGGCTCGCAGCGGCAAATCCTCCCTGGCGGTGCGCTGGGCCCGCCAGCGGGCCCGGCAGGTGGCCTTCATCGCCACCGCGCGCCCCACCGACGAAGAAATGGCCCGACGCATCGCCCGTCACCGCGCCGAGCGTCCGGCCCACTGGCAAACCCTGGAACTCCCTCAAGGCGTAGGGGCGGCCTTGCTTCGCAACCCGCCCCAGGCCGAGGTTTGCCTGCTCGATTGTCTGACTTTGCTGGTGAGCAATGTGCTCCTGGCTGTGACCGACCCCGACGCCCCCGACTTTGCGCGGGCGCACAAGGCGGTGGTCGCCGAAATCGCCCAATTGCTGGCCGCCGTAGAGACTTCGGCCTGCGACTGGATCGTGATCTCCAACGAAACCGGGGCCGGTCTGGTGCCACCATTTCCCCTGGGGAGACTTTTTCGCGATGTGCTGGGATGGGCCAATCAGCAGATGGCCGCCCGCGCCGACGAAGTGTACTACCTCATCGCCGGCATTCCCCTCCCCCTGCACCGCTTCCGGGACGGCACCGGACCCTGGGGGCCGGATGGCCCCTCCAAATCCGGTGATTTTTGACCCCAAGGGAACAGGCTAATCCAAGGGGGCCTCCAGCCGGTAAATGGTCATCTTGTCCGCCGCGCCTGGGAGCAACATTTCAGCGACAAACCTTACTTGAGCCTCAGGCACGGCGTCCAGCGTCTCTTGGCTCAGCAAAATCTCCCCCGACCGGGCCATTTCTTGGAGACGAGCGCAAAGGTTCACGGTCACCCCCACAGCGGTGTAATCCCGGATATGTTGCGAACCGATATTGCCCACAATCGCCTCGCCCGTGTGCACACCGATGCCCACGCCGCGTAAAGCCGCTATAGGCGCGCCGGGTGGTGCTTCCTCTTGCAAGGCCTTAAAACGGCGCTGCATGGCCCAGGCGGCCTGAAGCGCCCGGCGGGGCGCATCTTCACTTTCCCAGGGCACCCCAAAAAGGGCCATCACCTCGTCTCCAATGTATTTGTCCAAAATCCCCTGATGACGGGTTATCTCCTCGGTTAAGGCATCCAACACGCGATTGAGCGTCTCCACGACCACTTCGGCCGGGAATTGCTCGGTGAACGCAGTGAAGCCGCGTAGGTCGGCGAACATCACAGTCACCCGACGGCTCTCGCCCCCCAAGCGCAAATAGCGCTCCGGGTCTTTGAGAATGACCTCCGCCAGGTCGGGGTCGAGGTAAAGGTTCAACACCTGAGACAACAAGCGCCGTCGTTCTTCCAACAAATCATGCAAATGTTTCAACCGCAATAACGAACGGGCACGGGTGAGCAGAATGGCCGCCCGATACGGCTTGATCAGCACATCGTCTGCCCCGGCTTCAATGGCCTCCAGGCGAGCCTCCTCGGTGCTCAAAGGGGTGGTGACGATAACCGGCACGAAC from Anaerolineae bacterium encodes:
- a CDS encoding ABC transporter substrate-binding protein, which encodes MSPSRRFTWVLLALLMALAATACAQATPAVTPTALPPTATPVPPTATAVPSPTPVPPTATPPSITVTDGLGRTVTLTQPAQRIVALAPSVAESLFAIGAGGQVVAREDNTTYPPEAAQLPSVGSLWGGLPLEAILSYEPDLVIVAEITSPENVQKMEDAGLTVFRQANPKTFDDLYNNLRDLATLTGHQDEAEAFIAQLQERVQTVTQALADVQDEPSVFYELDATDPSNPWTSGPGTFISYTIQMAKGRNVGDVLDGEWAQMSIEALVEQDPDIILLADAPYGVTPESVAQRAGWDTLTAVKEGRVYPFEPSLLSVPGPRLVDGLETLAVLLHPDAFCAADWASHLNQDLLAPVCQP
- a CDS encoding iron ABC transporter permease, with protein sequence MLRRTYGWNLTLLLFAVALSIAIGAVFIPPGALWRLMAARLGLAPVPADLPRYYPTILFDLRLPHTVLVLLVGSALGSSGAAYQGLFRNPLADPYLLGVASGAGLGAVVALGLHWPQSLWGAYLIPIGAFVGALGTVLLVTFLGRVNGDLSTTALILAGVAVGSFATALTSFLMLRSDGEIRRALTFLLGGAPLAGWDPVLALLPYWVLGQAGLLTAGHSLNVLQFGEEQALQLGLPVTRAKVLVLLSASLVTAAAVAFAGIIGFVGLIVPHIVRLLWGEDYRHLIPLSLLGGATSLLVMDIVARVLLAPQALPIGIVTALVGTPFFLWVLRRTRRQWLW
- a CDS encoding heme ABC transporter ATP-binding protein yields the protein MLRIAHLHAGYLSRPVLHDVTLEIAPGHITVLVGPNGAGKTTLIRALSGTLPRVRGQVTWQGHDLLRLPPQKRARFLAVVPQARHLPSAFTVRQAVALGRTPYLDWLGSLGQRDHQAVARALRLTQLEPLAERLLGHLSGGEQQRVLLARALAQETPVLLLDEPTTHLDLRHQMQILALVQRLARQENLAVLMVLHDLNLAARFADQVALLHQGRLVTLGPPKAVFTPERLARIYGLPIQVLHLPGQAFPWVVPHLPPEG
- the cobS gene encoding adenosylcobinamide-GDP ribazoletransferase: MQPFRLALGFLTILPLTPHGEVPGRGWGNALVAFPVVGALLSSVTLVVRHGALLLGLSPALAAALAVTVSILLTGGLHLDGLMDAADGLLGGATPEQRLAIMRDESVGAFGALAGMTVLLLKFAALQSAAPWGIVLASTWSRTVMALAVVSIPSARPNGLGAWWKKHARPHHAWLAGGLACALTLVAGLRGAATGLSVALFAWGLTRWMLRRVPGLTGDLYGALGELVETLALLLWA
- the cobU gene encoding bifunctional adenosylcobinamide kinase/adenosylcobinamide-phosphate guanylyltransferase, which gives rise to MTPKLTFLLGGARSGKSSLAVRWARQRARQVAFIATARPTDEEMARRIARHRAERPAHWQTLELPQGVGAALLRNPPQAEVCLLDCLTLLVSNVLLAVTDPDAPDFARAHKAVVAEIAQLLAAVETSACDWIVISNETGAGLVPPFPLGRLFRDVLGWANQQMAARADEVYYLIAGIPLPLHRFRDGTGPWGPDGPSKSGDF
- a CDS encoding response regulator; translated protein: MLEVFSQELRHIFGRPPKVVAADHDLFTLQMVEAAFQAAGCEVRATGDGEEVWRWVLEEPPDLVVVEARLPRLDGLTVCRRVKEHPKSQFVPVIVTTPLSTEEARLEAIEAGADDVLIKPYRAAILLTRARSLLRLKHLHDLLEERRRLLSQVLNLYLDPDLAEVILKDPERYLRLGGESRRVTVMFADLRGFTAFTEQFPAEVVVETLNRVLDALTEEITRHQGILDKYIGDEVMALFGVPWESEDAPRRALQAAWAMQRRFKALQEEAPPGAPIAALRGVGIGVHTGEAIVGNIGSQHIRDYTAVGVTVNLCARLQEMARSGEILLSQETLDAVPEAQVRFVAEMLLPGAADKMTIYRLEAPLD